aagttgggagagagacagagagagaaatacactcaggacaggctggaggaccccggcagactgagagattgtccccgcccctggggagggtttgggacgagacacacggccatcccctacccccggggagctccctgcttcagcctttgagatattagactgaatctcaatgtgtctccctcagggacctgtccgttctcatgttaatccagggacagcccagggcaggactggtttgaccaggagacctgtctgctggaatgagccacatttcaaggacctattttactgatttgaaaccctcacagcctgtctccccctcttccctcaccccaaaccgagtccccccgaccctcagcctgtctccccctcttccctcaccccaaaccgagtccccccaccctcagcctgtctccccctcttccctcaccccaaaccgagtcccccccaccctcagcctgtctccccctcttccctcaccccaaaccgagtcccccctccaccctcagcctgtctccccctcttccctcaccccaaaccgagtccccccaccctcagcctgtctccccctcttccctcaccccaaaccgagtcccccccaccctcagcctgtctccccctcttccctcaccccaaaccgagtcccccctccaccctcagcctgtctccccctcttccctcaccccaaaccgagtcccccccaccctcagcctgtctccccctcttccctcaccccaaaccgagtcccccccaccctcagcctgtctccccctcttccctcaccccaaaccgagtccccccaccctcagcctgtctccccctcttccctcaccccaaaccgagtccccccccaccctcagcctgtctccccctcttccctcaccccaaaccgagtcccccccaccctcagcctgtctccccctcttccctcaccccaaaccgagtcccccccaccctcagcctgtctccccctcttccctcaccccaaaccgagtcccccccaccctcagcctgtctccccctcttccctcaccccaaaccgagtccccccaccctcagcctgtctccccctcttccctcaccccaaaccgagtcccccctccaccctcagcctgtctcccccctcccctcatgacCCAAACACCCCAGGGACCTCCGACACATCCCACCCTGCCCAGCGTCCACATTTAAAGAACTAAAGTTGGGCGGAATCTGCTCCGAATACACAAGGGCTGCAGAGCTGGAATGGCTGCTGTTTCTCAGACAGTGTTTGACCATTtcattctctctgtgtgtttactgTAAAGAGCTGTGGAGGGAGCAGGGACTCCATCTCATTCTCACCTCCCCGGGTCTGGATGGCAAACAGGTTCCGAGCTCAGGGCACAGCACCATTTCAAACACTCAAATCATCCAAAGGTTGAGAAACGAGATTTAACTGACAGGTTTCCAGCCTCTAATTGAAGTTTTAATAtagaaaacattttaataaataaaaatgctgcagaaaggtgaatagagtgagggacagagagagaggcctctccctccatcccataaTACCAGGCCGCCCATAGTAACGGTCGCTGGGCCTGGGCCCGGAATCCGTTGCCCCTGGAAACCGCGCAGGAACCGAGCGACCCGAGAGCGGCCTcaggcccgactcccagtccccggcctcaggcccgccccgactcccagtccccggcctcaggcccgccccgactcccagtccccggcctcaggccctccccgactcccagtccccggcctcaggcccgccccgactcccagtccccggcctcaggccctccccgactcccagtccccggcctcaggcccgactcccagtccccggcctcaggcccctccccgactcccagtccccggcctcaggcccctccccgactcccagtccccggcctcaggcccctccccgactcccagtccccggcctcaggcccctccccgactctcagtccccggcctcaggcccctccccgactctcagtccccggcctcaggcccctccccgactcccagtccccggcctcaggcccctccccgactcccagtccccggcctcaggcccctccccgactcccagtccccggcctcaggcccctccccgactcccagtccccggcctcaggcccctccccgactcccagtccccggcctcaggcccctccccgactcccagtccccggcctcaggcccctccccgactcccagtccccggcctcaggcccctccccgactcccagtccccggcctcaggcccctccccgactcccagtccccggcctcaggcccctccccgactcccagtccccggccagttccattatcctttttaatgatctttttgtacctttccaccattgggagggtggtgtggggagggagctgtgggggacagttccgggctggagccagggtgtaacctctctgtttcccctcccccaggtgacggACTCCTCCGGACACATCCTGTACTCTAAGGAGGAGGCGACTAAGGGCAAATTCGCCTTCACCACTGACGACTACGACATGTTCGAGATCTGCTTCGAGAGCCGCCTGCCCCCGGGTGAGTGAGTCCGAGGGGGGGGGTCCTGGGGTACGGGGAGGGCTCGggcagaaataataataaaagtgaaaatagctcactgataagaaaaagggatgagaacaAAGTCCAGCTCacaaatagtgtcacaggtaatataaatacttcaggttcataaaaaaatacaggaaataataaaataactgattaaaaaataatacagcagtgataaaaaacaagtgtgatatttttaagaagtgagaaaaacagcatcagaacatacgaattaagagcaggagtcggccattcggcccctctgccatttgataagatcatggctgatctgattgtgacctcaaccctactttcctgtccatctactgtaacctttgactcccttgttaatcaggaatcgatctaactcagccttaaaaatattcactgaccctgcctccaccgctctctggggaagggagttccacagactcaccaccctctgagagaaaaagtttctcctcatctccgtcttaaatgggagaccatttatttttaaactgtggtccccgagttctaatctctcccacaaggggaaacatcctctcagcatctgccccttcgagtctcctcaggatcttatatgtttcaataagatcacctctcattcttctaaactccagcctgtacaggcccaacttgtccaacctttcctcacaagataaccccctcatcccaggaataagtcgagtgaaccttctctgaaccgcctccaaagcaattatgtccttccttaaataaggagaccaaaactgcacacagtatattcGAGATGTGGTCCAGTCGGTCTGTTGCCCAAAAAAGAGTTCTATACACAAGTGCACatagcataaggaataaaacaagtgaatcatacagttaaaacaagtataaaaggactgttcgcaacatagctgccagactgggcctgcggcaagtgatgagcaaaccaacacgagggaaaaacctacttgactttgccctcaccaatctacctgtcacagatgcatctgtccatgacagtattggtaggagtgaccaccgcacagtcctcgtggagacgaagtcccgtcttcgcactgaggacaccatccaacgtgttgtgtggcactaccaccgtgcgaaatgggatagattcagaacagatctcgcagctcaaaactgggcatccatgaggcgctgtgggccatcagcagcagcagaattgtattccagcacaatctgtaacctcatggcccgacattttccttactccaccattaccaacaagccaggggatcaaccctggttcaatcaagagtgtagaagagcatgccaggagcaccaccagacgtatcgaaaaatgaggtgccaacctggtgaagctacaacacaggactacatgcatggtaaacagcagaagcaacatgctatagacagagctaagcaattccacaaccaacggatcagatcaaagctctgcagtcctgccacatccagtcgtgaatggtggtggacaattaaacaactaacgggaggaggaggctctgtaaacatccccatcctcaatgatggcggagtccagcacgtgagtgcaaaaacaaggctgaagcgtttgcaaccatcttcagccagaagtgctgagtggatgatccatctcggcctcctcccgatatccccaccatcacagaagccagtcttcagccaatttgattcactccacgtgatatcaagaaacaagatTGGGAGTGTTAAGAACCTAGTCCCTCTCTACAACTCCTCCCCtcgcctccagtgcttcaatatcctttctgtagtgtGGGTCTCTCAAGTCATCAATGGATTGACTACATCTTTGTCCGATCTTacagaccgtctctctctctctctctccctgcccagatcgccaaggcggagaagctgaagccacttgaggtggagctgcgacgattggaggatctgtcagagtcgatcgtcaatgactttgccgacatgaagcagcgagaggaagagatgagggacaccaatggtaggagcacccagcacaggcttcagtctgcaacacccgccccttctccacttactgctctcggtctcggggaccctgtctcgttcctcggtcagcgtcactcacccctctgagtcagaagtttgtgggttttagctccctccacctcccgggacataagcccctctccccttctctcccccatagCACGAGCCTCAGCTTCATCCGGTTGTCCAGTCGTCCTGTGAAAGATGCAGTGGGCTCTGCTTCAGGCACTTTGTGGCAAAGCATCCCTTGCCCCAACTGCCCTCCACTAGCCCTCGGAGTAAAGAGGGGTGGTCTAGGGCTTGGGTACCAGGGGCCAGGGGTTAAAAGGACTGCaggactgatccccagtgtcaaagggacttagtttttaaaaaacgtacatttatttcgccccttccacgacctcgggacgtcccagatcactttatagccaataatgtattattttgaagtgtagtcactgttgcaatttagggAACAGGCAGCAAGatccgcacagcaagatcccacaaacagcgttgtgataatgaccagataatctgtgttttagtggcgttggttgagggataaatattggccagaacacccaggggagaattctgctcttctcccattagtgtccgtgagatcttttacgtccacctgagaggggcaggcagggactcagtttaacgtctcatcggaaagacggcacctcagacagtgcggcactccctcagtactgcactgggagtgtcggcctggatgaggtgctcgagtctctggagtggggctcgaacccaccatcttctgacaagggggccttgtcgaggcagataagattctgcatattttcattccaagtttgactgcaggataagggaacgtgtgtacaaactggggcgAGTGTGGGCAGGATGGAACACCCGGAGGGGAGGCTCTCAGTAGGGTAGCGGAGGGAAAACACAGAGTCCTTTCATGGACCGTtagatggggtgctccatgggctggaggcctccactcatctaaaccagggagttggagtcagagggctgggacctttctacaccagagggcagagttgtggaataagtttttggggaaggacggtataaacggggtccagagacagaagggatcatttgaagcccctgggattaaagggacagtggctgcatggttacaaaattggctaagggacagagagtagtgatgaacggttgtttttcagactggagggaaatatacagtggtgttccccaggggtcagtattaggaccactgctcttttggatatatattaatgacttgcacttgggtattcagggtatttcaaactttgcagatgatacgaaactcggaaatgtagtaaacaatgtggaggatagtaacagacttcaggaggacatagactggtggaatgggcagacacatggcagatgaaatttaacgcagagaagtgggaagtgatacattttggtaggaagaatgaggagaggcaatataaactaaatggtacaattttaaagggaatgcaggaacagagagacctggggagtgcacagacacaaatctttgaaggtgacaaattgagaaggctgtttaaaaaaaagcatacaggatcctgggctttattaatagaggcatcgagtacgaaagcaaggaagttatactaaacctttataaaacactggttaggcctcagctggagtattgtgtccaattctgggcaccacactttaggaaggatgtcaaggccttggagagggtgcagaggagatttactagaatggtaccagggatgagggacttcagttatgtagagaaactggggttgttctctttagagcagagaaggttacggggagatttaatagaggtgttcaaaattatgaagggttttaatagattaaataaagagaaactatttccagtggcagaaggatcggtaaccagaggacacagatttaagggaattggcaaaagaaccagatggcgatgagggttttattttacgcagcgagttatgatctggaatgagctgcctgaaagggcggtgaaagcagatttaataataactttcaaaagggaattggataaacactgaaaggaaacatttgcagggctatggggaaagggcaggggagtgggacgaatgggacagctctttcaaagagccagcacaggcacgatgggccgagaggcctcctgtgctgtaagattctaggtgATGGGATTGACCTGTTGGAAAGGGACAGGGTGTCAGTTGTGGACAGAGTGACGCTCCCATGAAAGGCCTgccatgtccctgctctcacctGAGCTATTTAGCGAGAGAGGATCCAGGATGGGgattcgggggagggagtgaccccAGGCATCAACCAAAGGCCAGACTCGGAGCAGCAGTGACCCAGGAGCAGGGAAACGGTGCTCGGGGCAGCAAGGTGAAAGGAAGAGGGAGGGCTgccttcagtgaagtgatcttagtgcagattgaatccactcctccaacctgtttgatgggcctctctctctctctctccctccctccctccgtgcaGAGTCCACCAGTGCTCGTGTCCTGTATTTCAGCATCTTCTCCATGTGCTGCCTCGTCGGCCTGGCCACCTGGCAGGTCTTCTACCTGCGACGCTTCTTCAAAGCCAAGAAGCTCATTGAGTAAcgacgatgtgtgtgtgtgtgtgtaaaacgttggcccgtgtgtgtgtctgtctgtgcctggAGAGTGTTCAGTGGGTGGGGTTAATTTACAATAATGTCTCTTTGTATTAAATGGGGTGCTTTGAACATTTAAACTGTAGGTTGTGTTTTAATTCGTAGCATTGCAGTCAGTAATTGGCCCCCGGTCGGTGTTTCAGACCAGTCTGAGGGAGTCCTGGAAACAATCAGTATCCTCAGACATGCCCTGGATCAGGAGGTGGGACCAATAGTGTTCGCTGCCCTGAGCTTtcgatgattgattgattgttttcGGAAGGTACTGGGATTAATTCCACCCGGCCCCGTtgctccccaggagagagagagacaaacgtccGAACTTCTTTGGGAAAAATCTAACGTTTGTAGAAGTTCCTCTCCAACTCATTTGCCGGTGTGATGCTGCACAGTGTCGAGTGGATTCCTGGAGGAATgctgcagggagggagagtgcacTGGGGGCTGCATTTCCTTCACTGTGTTGGACTTCACCTGATGGTCATCAGGCAGAGCTGGTGACAGCCGCTCCACCCTGACCCCGCTGCACCTTGAACCtcataggatcttacagcacaggaggaggccgttcggcccatcgtgcctgtgccggctctttgaaacagctctccaattagtcccactcccccctgctctttccccgtggtcctgcagatttctccccttcaaatatttgtccagttcccttttgaaagttattactcaatctgcctccaccgccctttcaggccgcgcattccagatcagaacaactcgctgggtaaagagagaattctcctcctctcccatctggttctttccaaaattacagtaaatctgtgtcctctgatcgaACCCTGCTCCCCTCTaaccctcgccctcccccctcgACTCCCCCCCGGGCCTGCCCCTCGCCCCCCGGGCCTGCCCCTCGCCCCCCGGGCCTGCCCCTCGACTCCCCCCCGGGCCTGCCCCTCGCCCCCCGGgcctgcccctcgcccccccccaggcctgcccctcaatccccacccaggCCTGGCCCCTCGCACTCCCACCTTAGGCTAACATTCTGCGGGCCGCGATTATCCCCGCTATCAAACCTCGCATCATCCGAGGGCCCCCGGTGGTCCTGCTCCCACTGGGTGAGGCCACAGCAGCTCGACTAGTTATTTAAGGCAGGGCCGTGTCCTTGTGACAGTCAGTCCAGAATAGTTTCAGTGAGCAAAATGGGGTTCACTTTTCCCCTCTGTGTTGATCCACCAGCACCAAGTTAAATGGCTGCACCAAACACTCTGTGAGAATGTGATGTGAGGGTTCGGGACTGTTTTGACAATGAATCCGGGTGGGTAATTTGGGGCCTGTATCTGACATTGGAGACTCCAGTTTGATCAGTGCCCGTTCACAGTCTGTCCAACACCCTGATTTAAATGTGCTGCTCGTGTGAAGGTTGCcagtcagacctgctgtgtgATGCCCATCTTGACCAGGGGCTTTACGTGCTTTTAATAAGTTCCCTGCAGCGAGCAAGTGCAGCTCTCCCCGTGTCTTTCAACACCGCATGGCGTGGGCCCACTGCAGGCCCAGGGGAGGTGCGGAGCCCGAGCAGTTCGACCCTCGGAGgttcgaggcagggacagagtgaaACTTGGACCGTTTGGGCGGCTCAAACTTCGAAAActcgcctctcctcctcctgctccctgcgTGAGTGGCCAGAGACTGcggcctctccctgtccctgtctaaaCCATTCCAGTCTTTGGGAATCTTTACAAACTCATTCCAagaataaaattaattttcaattgAAATCTGGAGTCGGGAGTGTGTTGTGTCAGAACAGGGCTCGgacagcccgggcagctcacccggcccctgccgggtaggtggggacaggactcggacagcccgggcagctcacccggcccctgccgggtaggtggggacagggctcggacagcccgggcagctcacccggcccctgccgggtaggtggggacagggctcggacagcccgggcagctcacccggcccctgccgggtaggtggggacagggctcggacagcccgggcagctcacccggcccctgccgggtaggtggggacagggctcggacagcccgggcagctcacccggcccctgccgggtaggtggggacagggctcggacagcccgggcagctcacccggcccctgccgggtaggtggggacagggctcggacagcccggg
The Heptranchias perlo isolate sHepPer1 unplaced genomic scaffold, sHepPer1.hap1 HAP1_SCAFFOLD_918, whole genome shotgun sequence genome window above contains:
- the LOC137319870 gene encoding transmembrane emp24 domain-containing protein 10-like — translated: TSFLAALNQLLAAGAISFQLPSNARKCLREEIHKDRLVTDSSGHILYSKEEATKGKFAFTTDDYDMFEICFESRLPPGEPSLSLSLPAQIAKAEKLKPLEVELRRLEDLSESIVNDFADMKQREEEMRDTNESTSARVLYFSIFSMCCLVGLATWQVFYLRRFFKAKKLIE